In Myxococcus stipitatus, the following are encoded in one genomic region:
- the murG gene encoding undecaprenyldiphospho-muramoylpentapeptide beta-N-acetylglucosaminyltransferase: protein MKVLIAGGGTGGHLFPGIALAEEVVTRHHANEVVFVGTERGLEARVVPREGYPLELVKVQGLKGKGLFSLLKALVALPLAFIESFRILVRQKPDVVVGVGGYASGPVVMAAWLMGIPTAIQEQNALPGFTNKVLGKMVRVVFIAFEEARRFFPEKKVQLIGNPIRRKLMDNYLRSHVAHEHFSVLVFGGSLGARGINQRMLEALDSLGDLKGDVRFVHQTGKNDLETVRKGYADKGFQAEVVEFIDDMSSAYAKADLVVCRAGATTLAELTVCKKASILIPFPHATDDHQTVNARALVDAGAALMFQESELTGQKLAETLRMLKSQPERLKGMEKKAALLGRPEAAKELADVCVDLMVQTWGPSGRERATPEAKKAPRSES, encoded by the coding sequence GTGAAGGTGCTCATCGCGGGAGGCGGCACCGGTGGTCATCTCTTTCCGGGCATCGCGCTGGCGGAAGAGGTGGTGACGCGTCACCACGCCAACGAGGTCGTCTTCGTGGGCACGGAGCGGGGCCTGGAGGCGCGCGTGGTTCCGCGCGAGGGCTATCCGCTGGAGCTGGTGAAGGTGCAGGGCCTCAAGGGCAAGGGCCTCTTCTCCCTGCTCAAGGCGCTGGTGGCGCTGCCCCTGGCCTTCATCGAATCGTTTCGCATCCTCGTGCGGCAGAAGCCCGACGTGGTGGTGGGCGTGGGCGGCTACGCGAGCGGGCCCGTGGTGATGGCCGCGTGGCTGATGGGCATCCCCACCGCCATCCAGGAGCAGAACGCGCTGCCGGGCTTCACCAACAAGGTGTTGGGCAAGATGGTGCGCGTGGTCTTCATCGCCTTCGAGGAGGCGCGGCGCTTCTTCCCGGAGAAGAAGGTGCAGCTCATCGGCAACCCCATCCGCCGCAAGTTGATGGACAACTACCTGCGCAGCCACGTGGCGCACGAGCACTTCTCGGTGCTCGTCTTCGGCGGCAGCCTGGGCGCGCGGGGCATCAACCAGCGGATGTTGGAGGCGCTCGACTCGCTGGGGGACTTGAAGGGCGACGTGCGCTTCGTGCACCAGACGGGGAAGAACGACCTGGAGACGGTGCGCAAGGGCTACGCGGACAAGGGCTTCCAGGCGGAGGTGGTGGAGTTCATCGACGACATGTCGAGCGCGTACGCGAAGGCGGACCTCGTCGTCTGTCGCGCGGGCGCCACCACGCTGGCGGAGCTCACGGTGTGCAAGAAGGCGAGCATCCTCATCCCCTTCCCGCACGCGACGGATGACCACCAGACGGTGAACGCGCGGGCGCTGGTGGACGCGGGCGCGGCGTTGATGTTCCAGGAGTCGGAGCTGACGGGGCAGAAGCTGGCGGAGACGCTGCGGATGCTGAAGTCGCAGCCGGAGCGTCTCAAGGGCATGGAGAAGAAGGCGGCGCTGCTGGGCCGCCCCGAGGCGGCGAAGGAGCTGGCGGACGTGTGTGTGGACCTGATGGTGCAGACCTGGGGCCCCAGTGGCCGCGAGCGCGCCACCCCCGAGGCGAAGAAGGCGCCCAGGAGCGAGTCGTGA
- the murC gene encoding UDP-N-acetylmuramate--L-alanine ligase, with translation MTKNKPQSLFKTRHAAQVHFVGIGGIGMSGIAEVLLNLGYRVSGSDLKESDITRRLARMGATIFEGHKAQNLVQADVVVISSAVRKDNPEVVTARQRKIPVIPRAEMLAELMRLKYSVAVAGSHGKTTTTSMVATVLSAAGLDPTAVVGGKVNVLDSNAKLGKSELMVVEADESDGSFLKLHPSISIVTNIDPEHMDHYGSLETLQTAFVEFCNRVPFYGLNVLCLDNPNVQALLPRIEKRFVTYGSSHMADYRLESISLDGFTTTFQAFRREEALGEFRVRMVGAHNAFNALAVIAVAEEMDIPLETVRTALAEFGGVQRRFTVKGEAKGITVVDDYGHHPTEVLATLAGARRAFGRRVVVAFQPHRYTRTHDLMKEFTTAFNDADVLFVSSVYAAGEEPIPGATGDALADAIRAHGHRDVTYVPKRTDLPAALLPRLREGDLVLTLGAGDITHVGPELLSLLSAPAATKG, from the coding sequence GTGACGAAGAACAAGCCTCAGAGTCTCTTCAAGACGCGGCATGCCGCGCAGGTGCACTTCGTGGGCATCGGCGGCATCGGCATGAGCGGTATCGCCGAGGTGCTGCTCAACCTGGGCTACCGGGTGTCCGGCTCCGACTTGAAGGAGAGCGACATCACCCGGCGCCTGGCGCGCATGGGCGCCACCATCTTCGAGGGCCACAAGGCGCAGAACCTGGTCCAGGCAGACGTGGTGGTCATCTCCTCCGCGGTGCGCAAGGACAACCCGGAGGTCGTCACCGCGCGCCAGCGCAAGATTCCCGTCATCCCGCGCGCGGAGATGCTCGCGGAGTTGATGCGGCTGAAGTACTCGGTCGCGGTGGCGGGCAGCCACGGCAAGACGACGACGACGTCCATGGTGGCCACGGTGCTGAGCGCCGCGGGCCTGGACCCGACGGCGGTGGTGGGCGGCAAGGTGAACGTGCTCGACTCCAACGCCAAGTTGGGCAAGAGCGAGTTGATGGTGGTGGAGGCGGACGAGAGCGACGGCAGCTTCCTCAAGCTGCACCCGTCCATCTCCATCGTCACCAACATCGACCCGGAGCACATGGACCACTACGGCTCGCTGGAGACGCTCCAGACGGCCTTCGTGGAGTTCTGCAACCGGGTGCCGTTCTACGGCCTCAACGTGTTGTGCCTGGACAACCCCAACGTCCAGGCGCTCTTGCCGCGCATCGAGAAGCGCTTCGTCACGTACGGCAGCTCGCACATGGCGGACTACCGCCTGGAGAGCATCTCCCTGGACGGCTTCACCACGACGTTCCAGGCGTTCCGCCGCGAGGAGGCGCTGGGCGAGTTCCGCGTGCGCATGGTGGGCGCGCACAACGCCTTCAACGCGCTGGCCGTCATCGCCGTGGCGGAGGAGATGGACATCCCGCTGGAGACGGTGCGCACCGCGCTGGCCGAGTTCGGCGGCGTGCAGCGGCGCTTCACGGTGAAGGGCGAGGCGAAGGGCATCACCGTCGTGGATGACTACGGTCATCACCCCACGGAGGTGCTGGCCACGCTCGCGGGCGCGCGGCGCGCGTTCGGCCGGCGCGTGGTGGTGGCCTTCCAGCCGCACCGGTACACGCGCACGCATGACTTGATGAAGGAGTTCACCACCGCGTTCAACGACGCGGACGTGCTCTTCGTCAGCAGCGTCTACGCGGCCGGCGAGGAACCCATTCCGGGAGCCACGGGCGACGCGCTGGCGGACGCCATCCGCGCGCATGGGCACCGCGACGTGACGTATGTCCCCAAGCGCACGGACCTGCCCGCGGCGCTGCTGCCCCGGCTGCGCGAGGGCGACCTGGTGCTGACGCTGGGCGCGGGTGACATCACCCACGTGGGCCCGGAGCTGTTGTCCCTGCTGTCCGCTCCCGCCGCGACGAAGGGCTAG
- the murB gene encoding UDP-N-acetylmuramate dehydrogenase, producing MVEEGVKTALAARVEQVPDCEVKAGAPLAPLISVRVGGAAEALVRPRSAEALVALLKLARDEGAPVTILGGGANTLVGDGGVPGLTVKVPGTLFPEELEVGADEGLITLCSGSAIVRIVNVMRAQGLVGAEFLAGIPGTLGGAVSMNAGTKNGEAFRVIDAVEVATADGVGWLTKAQIPHSYRHSELPPGGVVTRVRFRLPKGDVEASKAAMDADLGYRKRTQPLSQPNFGSVFTNPPGDHAGRLIERVGLKGHTLGRAQISTLHANWIVNLGGATARDVLGLITLMQTRVREETGVEMKPEVKRVGEFLP from the coding sequence ATGGTGGAAGAGGGCGTGAAGACGGCGCTGGCGGCGCGCGTGGAGCAGGTGCCGGACTGCGAGGTGAAGGCCGGGGCTCCCCTGGCGCCCCTCATCAGCGTCCGGGTGGGCGGCGCGGCGGAGGCGCTGGTGCGTCCTCGCTCGGCCGAGGCGCTGGTGGCCCTGCTGAAGCTCGCTCGCGACGAGGGGGCTCCCGTCACCATCCTGGGCGGCGGCGCCAACACGCTGGTGGGCGACGGCGGCGTGCCGGGGCTCACGGTGAAGGTTCCTGGGACCCTGTTCCCGGAGGAACTCGAGGTGGGGGCAGACGAGGGCCTCATCACCTTGTGCTCGGGCTCGGCCATCGTGCGCATCGTCAACGTGATGCGGGCTCAAGGGTTGGTGGGCGCGGAGTTCCTCGCGGGCATCCCCGGGACGCTGGGGGGCGCGGTGTCGATGAACGCGGGCACGAAGAATGGCGAGGCCTTCCGAGTCATCGACGCGGTGGAAGTGGCCACGGCGGACGGGGTGGGGTGGCTCACGAAGGCGCAGATTCCGCATTCCTACCGGCACTCGGAATTGCCTCCGGGCGGGGTGGTGACGCGGGTGCGCTTCCGCCTCCCCAAGGGGGACGTGGAGGCCTCGAAGGCCGCCATGGACGCGGACCTGGGCTACCGCAAGCGGACGCAGCCCTTGAGCCAGCCCAACTTCGGCAGCGTCTTCACCAATCCGCCAGGCGACCACGCCGGGCGACTCATTGAACGCGTGGGCCTGAAGGGCCACACGCTGGGGCGGGCGCAGATTTCGACGCTGCACGCCAACTGGATTGTGAACCTGGGCGGTGCCACCGCCCGGGACGTGCTGGGCCTCATCACGCTGATGCAGACGCGGGTGCGTGAGGAGACCGGCGTGGAGATGAAACCCGAAGTCAAACGCGTGGGGGAGTTCCTGCCATGA
- a CDS encoding D-alanine--D-alanine ligase: MTVIRGAFSKDELKHKRVGVLYGGLSAEREVSLRTGAAVAEALRSLGYTVVDIDVGKDLPARLAAEKVDVAWLAVHGRYGEDGSLQGLLESMFIPYTGSGVLASALGMDKVYAKQVFVAHGIPTPAYRAFQDEASALAAGDSLPFPFPVVVKPSREGSSVGVHICKTRESYDAAVRDAAKYAGTLLVEQFVKGREVQGGVLDDEALGVIEVRAAREFYDYDAKYKAGTGTQYLFPAPLPPDQYARVNEVCLGAHRALGCAGASRSDVIVTEGGAVFLLETNTLPGMTATSLLPKIAAGRGIDFPSLCERLLQGACLKA; the protein is encoded by the coding sequence ATGACAGTCATTCGCGGTGCCTTCAGCAAGGACGAGCTCAAGCACAAGCGCGTGGGCGTGTTGTACGGCGGCCTCTCCGCCGAGCGCGAGGTGTCCCTGCGCACCGGCGCCGCCGTGGCCGAGGCGCTGCGCTCGCTGGGCTACACTGTGGTGGACATCGACGTGGGGAAGGACCTGCCCGCGCGTCTCGCCGCGGAGAAGGTGGACGTGGCGTGGCTGGCGGTGCACGGCCGCTACGGCGAGGACGGCAGCCTCCAGGGGCTGCTCGAGTCCATGTTCATCCCTTACACGGGCAGCGGCGTGCTGGCGTCCGCGCTGGGCATGGACAAGGTCTACGCCAAGCAGGTCTTCGTGGCGCACGGCATCCCCACGCCCGCCTACCGCGCGTTCCAGGACGAGGCGTCCGCGCTGGCGGCGGGGGACTCGCTGCCGTTTCCCTTCCCCGTTGTCGTGAAGCCCAGCCGCGAGGGCAGCAGCGTGGGCGTGCACATCTGCAAGACGCGCGAGTCGTACGACGCCGCCGTGCGGGATGCGGCGAAGTATGCGGGCACCCTCCTGGTGGAGCAGTTCGTCAAGGGCCGCGAAGTCCAAGGTGGAGTCCTGGACGATGAGGCGCTGGGCGTCATCGAGGTTCGCGCCGCACGCGAGTTCTACGACTACGATGCGAAGTACAAGGCGGGCACTGGCACTCAGTACCTCTTCCCCGCGCCCCTTCCTCCGGATCAGTATGCACGGGTCAATGAGGTGTGCCTGGGCGCGCACCGGGCCCTGGGATGTGCCGGGGCCTCGCGCTCGGATGTCATCGTCACCGAGGGAGGCGCTGTGTTCCTGCTGGAAACCAACACGCTGCCGGGTATGACGGCCACCAGCCTGCTGCCCAAGATTGCGGCTGGACGCGGAATTGACTTCCCGTCCTTGTGCGAGCGCCTGTTGCAAGGGGCCTGTCTCAAGGCTTAG
- a CDS encoding cell division protein FtsQ/DivIB, translating to MAFGRNKNRRRQDAAQRNEAVKGAVRSKGPGVLKVLALTLVTGLLVWGGVELRRWALQSPRFELAAVSFSGLQRASRVELLRLAALTKGQNLWALDVGALERAMLQHPWVKKVEVSRRFPNRVSVAVTEHVPEALAVLGELYVLDEEGEPFKRVTPGDGLDLPLVTGVDREGYVTDPDQARQRFQAALEVARAYTKAAAPGKPERLSEVRMDGRDVTLVAASGQEVRLGEGDSEVKLQRLARVRRELGARGLAAEIIHLDNRARPGWVAVKISSPVSERSGSAKP from the coding sequence ATGGCCTTTGGTCGAAACAAGAACCGCCGCCGTCAGGACGCCGCCCAGCGAAACGAGGCGGTCAAAGGCGCGGTGCGTTCAAAGGGACCGGGCGTGTTGAAGGTGCTGGCGCTGACGCTGGTGACGGGCCTGTTGGTGTGGGGTGGGGTGGAATTGCGGCGCTGGGCGCTCCAGTCGCCCCGGTTCGAGCTGGCGGCGGTGTCGTTCTCCGGCCTGCAGCGCGCCTCGCGCGTGGAGTTGTTGCGGCTGGCGGCGCTGACGAAGGGGCAGAACCTCTGGGCGTTGGACGTGGGCGCGCTGGAGCGGGCCATGCTCCAGCACCCGTGGGTGAAGAAGGTGGAGGTGTCCCGGCGCTTTCCCAACCGCGTGTCCGTCGCGGTGACGGAGCACGTGCCGGAGGCACTGGCGGTGCTGGGCGAGCTGTACGTGTTGGACGAGGAGGGCGAGCCCTTCAAGCGGGTGACGCCAGGGGATGGACTGGACCTGCCGCTCGTCACCGGGGTGGACCGGGAGGGCTACGTGACGGACCCGGACCAGGCGCGCCAGCGGTTCCAGGCGGCGCTGGAGGTGGCTCGGGCGTATACGAAGGCGGCGGCGCCGGGCAAGCCCGAGCGGCTGTCCGAGGTCCGGATGGATGGGCGGGACGTGACGCTGGTGGCGGCTTCCGGTCAGGAAGTGCGCCTAGGCGAAGGAGATTCCGAGGTCAAGCTGCAGCGGTTGGCCCGTGTCCGGCGCGAACTGGGCGCCAGGGGGCTTGCAGCGGAGATCATTCACCTGGATAACCGGGCCCGGCCCGGTTGGGTGGCGGTGAAGATTTCGAGCCCCGTGTCCGAGAGGAGCGGGAGCGCGAAGCCGTAA
- the ftsA gene encoding cell division protein FtsA, with protein MAKQKSGEIIVGLDIGTTKICAIVGELTDSGIDIIGIGTHPSKGLRKGVVVNIEATVSSIRRAIEEAELMAGAEISHVYTGIAGGHIKGFNSQGIVAVKDKEVREADIARVIDAAKAVAIPLDREVIHVLPQEFIIDDQGGIKEPLGMAGVRLEAKVHIVTGAVSSAQNIVKCANRTGLNVSDIVLQPLASAEAVLGDDEKELGVCLVDIGGGTTDIAIFSGGSIVHTAVIALGGNNLTSDIAIGLRTPAHEAERIKQKYGCALASLINKDDTLEVPSVGGRQPRVLGRQILCEILEPRVEEIFQLVHREIQKCGYEDLLASGVVITGGSTLLAGMPELAEEVLGLPVRRGMPRGIGGLVDVVKSPMYATGVGLVVYGAKHLDRRMFRIREENVYKKVKGRMREWLEEIF; from the coding sequence ATGGCGAAGCAGAAGTCGGGGGAGATTATTGTCGGCCTCGACATCGGCACGACGAAGATTTGCGCCATCGTCGGGGAGCTGACCGACAGCGGTATCGACATCATCGGTATCGGGACGCATCCGTCGAAGGGGTTGCGCAAGGGCGTGGTGGTCAACATCGAGGCGACCGTCTCCTCCATCCGCCGCGCGATTGAAGAAGCGGAGCTGATGGCGGGCGCCGAGATTTCCCATGTCTACACGGGGATCGCCGGTGGCCACATCAAGGGCTTCAATTCCCAGGGCATCGTCGCGGTGAAGGACAAGGAGGTCCGCGAGGCGGACATCGCCCGAGTCATCGACGCGGCCAAGGCGGTGGCCATTCCGCTGGACCGGGAAGTCATCCACGTGCTGCCCCAGGAGTTCATCATCGATGACCAGGGCGGCATCAAGGAGCCCCTGGGCATGGCGGGCGTGCGCCTGGAGGCCAAGGTGCACATCGTCACGGGCGCCGTCTCCAGCGCGCAGAACATCGTCAAGTGCGCGAACCGGACGGGCCTGAATGTTTCAGACATCGTCCTGCAGCCCCTGGCGAGCGCCGAGGCGGTGCTGGGCGATGACGAGAAGGAACTGGGTGTCTGCCTCGTCGACATCGGCGGTGGCACCACGGACATCGCCATCTTCTCCGGCGGCTCCATCGTCCACACGGCGGTGATTGCACTGGGTGGCAACAACCTCACCAGTGATATTGCCATCGGGTTGCGCACTCCGGCCCACGAGGCCGAGCGCATCAAGCAGAAGTACGGCTGCGCGCTGGCGTCGCTCATCAACAAGGACGACACCCTGGAAGTGCCCAGCGTGGGCGGGCGTCAGCCCCGCGTCCTCGGGCGGCAGATTCTCTGCGAGATTCTGGAGCCGCGCGTCGAGGAGATCTTCCAACTGGTGCATCGGGAGATCCAGAAGTGCGGCTACGAGGACCTGCTGGCCTCGGGCGTGGTGATTACCGGTGGCTCCACGCTGCTGGCGGGCATGCCGGAGCTGGCCGAGGAAGTGCTCGGGCTGCCGGTGCGCCGGGGCATGCCGCGCGGCATCGGCGGGTTGGTGGACGTGGTGAAGAGCCCCATGTACGCGACGGGCGTGGGCCTGGTCGTCTACGGTGCCAAGCACCTGGACCGGCGGATGTTCCGCATCCGCGAAGAGAACGTGTACAAGAAGGTGAAGGGCCGCATGCGCGAGTGGCTCGAGGAAATCTTCTAG